The Anoxybacillus amylolyticus DNA segment TTTTGGACGGTGATGGCGTTCTCAATCACAAACGAGTCGCCTTTTCCTGTCACGAAGGTTTTCCCCTTCTTTGGACTTATTTTTATCGGGCTCGGTATTTTTCAAGCCATCTACCACTATAAAAATGCGACAGGGAAAAATCGTATGTCCGTTATCGACATTGTGGATAGCAAAGAAGAGCCAGACCCGCTAAATGCTCGGTTTGGCAGAAATCCTTCTTCCGCAGAAAAGATGGAAGCAAGCGGGGAGAATCGGCACTATTGCCCATACTGCGACCAACAAGTGCAAAACGATTTCGCCTTTTGCCCAGCATGCGGAAAACGTATTTGAGGTGCTTCTTTTTGGACAAAAAATCTCCCCCTCTTTTCGTTCACGGATGTACAACCATACCCTTTAATATGATATAGTAGTAGATGGAAGGTGGGATATTATGCTAAAAGAGTTTAAAGCATTTGCGATGCGGGGGAACATTGTAGATTTGGCCATCGGGGTAATTATCGGGGGAGCGTTTAATAAAATTGTTTCTTCGCTTGTAAACGACATGGTGATGCCGCTCATTGGCTTAGTGCTCGGTGGTGTTAATTTAAGTGCGCTCTCCTTTACGATTGGCGATGCCTCTATTAAATACGGGATGTTTTTACAAACGATCGTCGATTTTCTGATTGTTGCTTTTTCCGTATTTTGCATCGTCAAAGTGCTCAACAAGTTAAAGAAACAAGAAGAGCAACAAAACACAGCACCGGTTGTCACGAAGCAAGAAGCTCTTCTAACCGAAATTCGCGATTTGTTAAAACATCGGCAAGTGGAACAATAAGCGAACAGCTTAGCTGTTCGCTTATTTGCCAAAAAACCCTTTTAACGCAAACGCGACGTTTTGCGGCCGTTCGGCGAGGCGGCGCATAAAATATCCGAACCAGTCGTTGCCAAACGGAACGTAGATGCGCATCGTATAGCCTTCTTTCGCAAGCTGAAGCTGCATATCTGTCCGAAAGCCGTACAACATTTGAAACTCAAATTGTTCTTTAGGAATACCATGTTCTTTCGTAAATTGCTTCACTTTTTCAATGATATGATGATCATGCGTCGCAATCGCCGTATAGCTACCGCTTAACAAATGTGTTTTAATAATCGTCATGTAATTTTCGTCAATTTGTACTTTCTCTTGATAAGCGACTTCCGGCGGCTCTTTATATGCCCCTTTGACTAAGCGAAGCGATACGCCTTTTAAGTCTTTTACATCTTGCTCGGCGCGATACAAATACGCTTGAATGACCGTTCCAACGTTGTCGTACGTTTTGCGAAGTTCGCACAATAAATCAAGGGTCGCTTGACAACGTGCAGAATCTTCCATATCAATGCGGACGAAGTTGTTGTATTTCTTCGCCGTTCCGACGATTTGACGCATATTTTCCAAACAAAAAGCAAAATCGATATCAAGCCCAAGTTGTGTTAACTTCACAGAAAGATTGCTTTTTACGCCTGCTTGGTGAATCGCTTCTAACGTACGCACATTATATTGCGTCGCTTCGAGCGCTTCTTCGCGATTAGAAACAAATTCGCCTAAATGGTCAAGCGTACAAACGAGCCCTTTTTCGTTTAATTCTTTTACTTTCGCGATGGCGCTGTCGATCGTTTCCCCAGCGACGACATGGGAAGCACCAAAGCGGAGCCCCCATTTGCGCGCTGCTTGATTGAGCATTTTGCTTTTTGAAATCGATAAAAATACATTTTTCGATACCGTTTCGATCACGCTGCTTCCCTCCTAAAACGCCTCACATACCGTTTTCGCTTGCATGTGAAGAAGTAAATAGTCAGGACCGCCTGCTTTTGAATCCGTACCAGACATATTAAAGCCACCAAACGGATGATACCCGACAATGG contains these protein-coding regions:
- the mscL gene encoding large conductance mechanosensitive channel protein MscL, translated to MLKEFKAFAMRGNIVDLAIGVIIGGAFNKIVSSLVNDMVMPLIGLVLGGVNLSALSFTIGDASIKYGMFLQTIVDFLIVAFSVFCIVKVLNKLKKQEEQQNTAPVVTKQEALLTEIRDLLKHRQVEQ
- a CDS encoding proline dehydrogenase family protein, which gives rise to MIETVSKNVFLSISKSKMLNQAARKWGLRFGASHVVAGETIDSAIAKVKELNEKGLVCTLDHLGEFVSNREEALEATQYNVRTLEAIHQAGVKSNLSVKLTQLGLDIDFAFCLENMRQIVGTAKKYNNFVRIDMEDSARCQATLDLLCELRKTYDNVGTVIQAYLYRAEQDVKDLKGVSLRLVKGAYKEPPEVAYQEKVQIDENYMTIIKTHLLSGSYTAIATHDHHIIEKVKQFTKEHGIPKEQFEFQMLYGFRTDMQLQLAKEGYTMRIYVPFGNDWFGYFMRRLAERPQNVAFALKGFFGK
- a CDS encoding zinc ribbon domain-containing protein; amino-acid sequence: MKSMKPGRGPSFQGVAGSIVAIVFGVFWTVMAFSITNESPFPVTKVFPFFGLIFIGLGIFQAIYHYKNATGKNRMSVIDIVDSKEEPDPLNARFGRNPSSAEKMEASGENRHYCPYCDQQVQNDFAFCPACGKRI